GTCACCAGGAACTCCAACAACACGCTTTACCAATCTATTTCCAGCAGCTTCGGAGTCAAAAATAATGATATCACCGCGAACTGGATCGCCTGTTTTATATAAGGAAAAATGAGTAAAAGGAATGCGAACATCATAAGCCATTTTGTTTGCAAGAATTCTGTCACCGATTAATATACTTGGCTTCATTGAGCCTGTAGGCACGGTATACCAATCAGCGACTGCACTTCTGAATACGCTCATTAGCGCGATAAAAATGAGCAGTGATTTATACTCTTTTAGAAACTTTGCGAGTTTGTTTATCATCGTAATCCCTTATGTTTAGTGTTGAACCTAGTGCTAGCGTTAAGCTTGCGGCTTTGCGCTTACCGTTTAATACAATGTACTTTCTGCAATGTACTCTCTGTAATGTACTCTCTGTAATGTACTCTCTGTAATGTACTCTCTGTAATGCATTTTCTGTAATGCACTTTATGTAATAATTTGAGCACTTGATTAAAGCAATTATAAGGCCACTATTATTTAATAATAAATTCAGTAACTTGATATTTTCAGGGTTAACTTAAATGAGTAATTTCACCACCTATTAGTCTCTTAACCTTAACAAGTGATGAGTCGTCACATGAAAATGAGCTAAACAAACCACTCGTTCAAAAATTTTGCATTAAAAAAGGAAGCCGAAGCTTCCTGTTATAGTGACGTCATCAATGAAGGGTCGTTAACTTAATTTCTCTGTAAAAAAGTTAATGGTACGATCCCATGCAAGTTTGGCGTTGGCTTCATCATAACGGCCTGTCGAGTCATTATGAAAACCATGCTTGGCGCCTTTATACATATGCATCTGATAAGGTACTTTATAACGATTTAAATCAGCTTCGTAATCAGGCCATGATTTATTAACCCGCTCATCTTCTTCACCAAGTTGTACCATCAAAGATGCTTTAATATTTTCACGAAGTTCTTTCTTAGCGGGTGTTCCATAAAAAGGCACGCCAGCGCTAAGCAAGTCAGATTCGACTGCAGCAAGGTAGTTAACGATGTAACCACCAAAACAAAAACCTACTGCGCCTAATTTTCCGTTACTGTTACCATGAGATTTTAAAAATTTAGCCGCAGCGACAAAATCTTGCTGAATTTTATCTCTGTCCATCGAACGCTGCATTGCGCGGCCTTCATCGTCATTACCAGGATAGCCACCTA
This window of the Shewanella goraebulensis genome carries:
- a CDS encoding dienelactone hydrolase family protein; its protein translation is MSQPQRNDIPQEAFDWYDEYAHGGMDRRTFMKKLGTLVAVGYSMSVLTSALLPNYALAEQVSFNDADIKATYETFDSPQGHGKGQGYLVVPVNQAEGEVAPLPVVLVIHENRGLNPYVKDVARRLAKAGFIAFAPDALYPLGGYPGNDDEGRAMQRSMDRDKIQQDFVAAAKFLKSHGNSNGKLGAVGFCFGGYIVNYLAAVESDLLSAGVPFYGTPAKKELRENIKASLMVQLGEEDERVNKSWPDYEADLNRYKVPYQMHMYKGAKHGFHNDSTGRYDEANAKLAWDRTINFFTEKLS